In the genome of Methylomagnum ishizawai, the window TAGCCACCATCGGCGGCGATCAGCAAGCGGCCCTTGAGTATCCGGCCATCCTCCAGTTCCACGGTCGAGCCCTGGGGCGCGTAATCGATCTTGCGGGTCTTGACCGGGCACAGCAGTTCGACATTGGCGAAAGCCTTGAGGCGGTCCAGCACCGCCCATTGGATCACTCGGTTCTCGACGATATAGCCCAGCACCGGCTCGTTGATATCCTCGCTGCGGAATTCCACATCGCCCGCGCCTTCCCAGACCCGCATCCTGCGGAACGGGCAGAACCGCCGCCCGGTCACGCCCGGCCAGGCACCAACGGTCTTGAGGATGCTGGCCGAGGCCACGCTGACCGCCGACACCCGGAGATCGTGGGGCTGTTCCGGGGAGAATTCCCGCGGCGGCGAATCTTCCAGCACGGCCACCCGCAAACGGCTTCCGCCCAGGGCGCAGCCCAAGGTCGCCCCGACCATGCCGCCGCCGACTATCAACACATCGTATTCGTCTTTCATCGCTTTCTTGCCTCCCGCGCTGGAACGGCGGATTGTGGATTTTATTACAAGCCGGACAGCATACCGCAAAAACCGCCCAGGCCGGGCGGGCCGTGGATGGGCCGCGCCCCCGCCCATTCACGGCTGCAAAGGTCCGTCCTACTTGGGCGCTCCCGGTCGGCCCGCCCCGCCCCGCCGCCCCCGCGGGGCGCGTTCCCCCATCGGCGTCAGATCGTCGAACGCCTTGCGCTGCTCGGGGCTCAAAGTGGCGTAGAAGGTCCGGGTCGCCGCCAGCACATCCTCCAGCATCGTCTGCCGCGCCTTGTTGAGATCGATCAATTTTTGCAAGCGGTCGGGGGCCGAAAGCTTCTGCATCGCCTCGATATCGGGATGGATTTTCTGCGCCCGCGCCCGTTCGATCTTGTCGGAGAAGGTTTTCCAATCCGCCTCCTGGGCCGGGGTGAGCTTGAGCTCGGTGTGTATCTGGGCCAGCCGCTCGTTGACGTACTGTTCGCGGTGGACGGCCCAGGGTCCGCCGTCCATGCCGTCCGGGCCTTGGGCCGATACGGCCCCGGCCAGTCCCAGGTTGAGCAAGATCGCGCCGATCAGCCATGCTTCGCGATAAATAGTCATCGTAGGTTCCTCTTGCGATGAGAATTGGATAGACGGCGGGATTCGCATCCCGCTGGAGACGCCCTCCGGCCAGGGGCTCAGCCCAGGCTTGGTATCCTTGTGTATGCCTGTGCCACCAAGATACACGGAGATACAAAAGCCGATGACGCCCCTAGTCCGACACGGTAAAACATGCCCATGGACAACGCTCATATCTTAGTCGTCGACGACGACCGCGAAATCCGCCTCCTGGTCGGCGATTACCTCAAAAAAAACGGCTACCGTATCACCCTGGCCGCCGATGGCCGCCAGATGCGGGAAATCCTGGCCACCAGCGGCATCGACCTGGTGATCCTCGACCTCATGCTGCCGGGCGAGGACGGGCTGGTTTTATGCCGCGACCTGCGTGCCCGCTCCGACCTGCCGGTGCTGATGCTCACCGCCCGCGGCGACCCCATCGACCGGGTGCTGGGCCTGGAAATGGGCGCGGACGATTATCTCGCCAAGCCCTTCGAACCCCGCGAACTGCTGGCCCGGCTCCGCAACATCCTGCGCCGACTCCACGCGCTGCCGAGCCGGGGCGTCGCCCACCAAGCGGGCCGCTGGCGCTTCGCGGGCTGGCGGCTGGACGGGCGCACCCGCCAGCTCACCTCGCCCCAGGGCGTGGTGGTGGCGCTGTCGGGCGCGGAGTACCGCCTGTTGCAAGTGTTCCTGGCCCATCCCAACCGGGTGCTGAGCCGCGACCAACTCATGGACCTCGCCCGCGGCAAGGAAGCCGACCCCTTCGACCGTTCCATCGACCTCCGGGTCAGCCGCCTGCGCCAAAAACTCGGCGACAACGCCCGCGCCCCCGACCTCATCAAGACCCAGCGCAACGAAGGCTATGTGCTGGCGGCAGCGGTGGAGGCGGAATGATGCCGGGGTTCCCGCCGCGCTCCCTGGCGGTCCGGCTGTTCCTGCTGTTGCTGGGCGGGGTGTTGGCGGCGGTATCGACCACTACCGCGCTGGCGATCCACGAGCGCGAGCGTATCGTGCAAAGCTTCCGCGACCAGGCCACGGCGGACCGGGTCGCCGATTTCCTGCATTTGCTGGTCGCGCTGCCGCCGGGGGAACGCTTCGCCACGGTGCGGGCCTTGCCCTCGGGGCTGTGGCGCATCGACCCCGGCGACCGGCCCCATGCCGAACCGCAACCGTTTTCGCCCGCCTTCACCCTGGCGCTGGAAGAAGCCGTGGGCACCGGCATCCAAATCGAGGACGCCTGGCGCGTCATCCGCCAGGATTGCGAGGACGACGGTGGCCCTTGCCTGCCCAAACGGGTGATCGGTGCCTGGGTACGCTTTCCCGACGGCCAGCGGGTCCATGTCGAAGGCATCCGCGATTATTCCCCACCCTATCTGCCGCAAGGTGCCCAGTTCGCCATCAATCTCTCGTTGCTGGCGGGTTTCCTGGCGGTGATGGCGTGGTTCGCGGGGCGCTTGGTGCTGGAACCCCTGCTCAGCCTGTCCCAAGCCGCCGAAGCCTTTGGCCGCGACCCCGACCACCCACCGATGGACGAATCCGGCCCCAGCGAGGTGCGCCAAGCCGCCCACACCTTCAACCAGATGCGCGAACGCCTCCGCGCCCACATCCAGGAGCGCACCCACATCCTGGCCGCCATCACCCACGACCTGAAAACCCCCCTCACCCGGATGCGCCTACGGTTGGAGCAATGCGAGGACGAACCCTTGCGGACGCGGTTGGTGGAGGATGTCGAGGCCATGCGGACCCTGGTCGCCGAAGGACTGGAATTGGCCCGCAGCCTGGATACCGGGCAAGCGCCCCAAGCGGTCGATCTCGCCGCCCTGCTGGGCAGCCTGTGCGAAGATGCCCAGGACGCGGGCGACGACACCCGCTACCTCGGACCGGAAACCGCCCTGGTCGCGGGCCGGCCCGAAGCCCTGCGCCGGGTGTTCCTCAACTTGATCGACAACGCCTTGAAATATGGCGGCGTGGCCAGCGTGGGCCTGGAACGGGCGGGCGCGGACTGGCTGGTGCGGATCAAGGACGCCGGGAGCGGCATCCCGGAACGCCATCTGGCCGAGGTCATGCAGCCGTTCTTCCGGCTGGAAACCTCGCGCTCGCGCGAAACTGGCGGCACCGGGCTGGGCCTGTCCATCGCCGCCAACCTGCTCGCGGCCCAGAGCGGGATTTTGACCTTGCACAACCGCCCCGAGGGCGGCTTGGAGGCGCGGGTGCGCCTGCCCGCGCTCAAGGGCAACGGCAAGCCATGAAGACCGCCGCGGTTAGCCCGCCACGCCGGTCCGGGCGGATTTCACGGAGAACCTATGGCATTCGGACGCCGTATCGCCCAAACTTCCCCTATTTAAGAGGGAAACCGATGATGCGCTTCGCACGCTTGGGAGGGATGGCGGGACTGGCCTGGCTACTGGCGGCCTGCGCCCAGTTCAGGGATTCGGACACGCGCCTGACCGAAAACCACCTGTTCACCGCCGGCTTCAAGATCATGGAAGCCAACACCCCGGAACGGCAAGGCATGTTAAACGGGCTGGCTCCTGAAACCCTCACCCGCGTGCCGCGGCCCGAGGCAGTCTATTACATCTACGCCGACCCGGATATCTGTAGCTGCCTGTACGTGGGGCGGGAAACCGAGTTCGACAAACTGCAAGCCCTGTTGCGGGAACGGCAGGATTCCGACCGGCGGATGGTCGCCAGGGAACTGGAACAAGACCAACGCCTGGGCTGGGGACCGGGCGGACCCTGGGGCAATTGGGGCGCGGGCGGCAACAACGCCGGCAGGCCGGATTGGGACCCCCACTGAGTGGCGGGACACCCCACCTTATTTCGTTTGCGCGGGACCGGCGCGTCCCGCCCGTTTGGAGTTACGATGCGCAATGAATTGATCGGCGATGGCAGCAAAAGCTATATCCTCTCCGCCGGGGTGATTATCGTGCGGGGCTTGCAAAGCCCGCATTACCTATTGCTGCGGGCTTTCCAATATTGGGATTTCCCCAAGGGCGTGGTGGAACCGGGCGAAGACCCGTTCATGGG includes:
- a CDS encoding Spy/CpxP family protein refolding chaperone, with protein sequence MTIYREAWLIGAILLNLGLAGAVSAQGPDGMDGGPWAVHREQYVNERLAQIHTELKLTPAQEADWKTFSDKIERARAQKIHPDIEAMQKLSAPDRLQKLIDLNKARQTMLEDVLAATRTFYATLSPEQRKAFDDLTPMGERAPRGRRGGAGRPGAPK
- a CDS encoding response regulator, which encodes MDNAHILVVDDDREIRLLVGDYLKKNGYRITLAADGRQMREILATSGIDLVILDLMLPGEDGLVLCRDLRARSDLPVLMLTARGDPIDRVLGLEMGADDYLAKPFEPRELLARLRNILRRLHALPSRGVAHQAGRWRFAGWRLDGRTRQLTSPQGVVVALSGAEYRLLQVFLAHPNRVLSRDQLMDLARGKEADPFDRSIDLRVSRLRQKLGDNARAPDLIKTQRNEGYVLAAAVEAE
- a CDS encoding ATP-binding protein: MMPGFPPRSLAVRLFLLLLGGVLAAVSTTTALAIHERERIVQSFRDQATADRVADFLHLLVALPPGERFATVRALPSGLWRIDPGDRPHAEPQPFSPAFTLALEEAVGTGIQIEDAWRVIRQDCEDDGGPCLPKRVIGAWVRFPDGQRVHVEGIRDYSPPYLPQGAQFAINLSLLAGFLAVMAWFAGRLVLEPLLSLSQAAEAFGRDPDHPPMDESGPSEVRQAAHTFNQMRERLRAHIQERTHILAAITHDLKTPLTRMRLRLEQCEDEPLRTRLVEDVEAMRTLVAEGLELARSLDTGQAPQAVDLAALLGSLCEDAQDAGDDTRYLGPETALVAGRPEALRRVFLNLIDNALKYGGVASVGLERAGADWLVRIKDAGSGIPERHLAEVMQPFFRLETSRSRETGGTGLGLSIAANLLAAQSGILTLHNRPEGGLEARVRLPALKGNGKP